The proteins below come from a single Treponema phagedenis genomic window:
- the ispE gene encoding 4-(cytidine 5'-diphospho)-2-C-methyl-D-erythritol kinase, producing the protein MTTDAISLFANAKINLHLEVLGLRPDGYHNLLSIFQRISLADTLTVIKRPEKKGCTVFSPLMDLPKENTLTRTYELFKQATGIGSGVDIYLLKHLPAGSGLGAGSSNAAMLLLGLDELFQADLTAERLKTIALGVGSDVPFFLGNSAAIVSGRGEEVCPLQSRVDCFGLLIWPGVCSSTAEAFNLIDARYNYESYDRDKKFTDKNKLVSAYALDFKHWRFFNSFETVLQDKYPAIRKAKDDLIHSGATFSMMSGAGSSVFGLYQTEEQVKMAYNMLSKQWNWCQMFVMLA; encoded by the coding sequence ATGACGACTGATGCAATTAGTCTTTTCGCAAATGCAAAGATTAATCTTCATCTGGAGGTTCTTGGTCTTAGACCGGACGGTTATCATAACTTGCTAAGTATATTTCAGCGGATCTCTCTTGCTGATACCCTTACGGTTATAAAACGTCCCGAAAAGAAAGGCTGTACCGTATTTTCTCCGTTAATGGATTTACCGAAAGAAAATACTTTAACACGTACTTATGAGCTTTTTAAACAAGCGACGGGTATCGGCTCAGGTGTGGATATATATTTATTAAAACATCTTCCTGCAGGATCAGGATTAGGAGCCGGTTCTTCAAATGCCGCAATGTTATTGCTGGGGCTGGATGAACTTTTTCAGGCTGATTTAACTGCCGAGCGATTAAAAACAATTGCGTTAGGCGTTGGAAGCGATGTTCCCTTTTTTTTAGGGAATAGCGCGGCAATTGTTTCCGGGCGCGGTGAGGAAGTATGTCCGCTTCAGTCAAGGGTCGATTGTTTTGGTCTTTTAATCTGGCCGGGTGTTTGTAGTTCAACTGCGGAAGCGTTTAATCTTATTGATGCAAGGTATAATTACGAAAGTTATGATAGAGATAAGAAGTTTACGGATAAAAACAAGCTTGTTTCGGCGTATGCCTTGGATTTTAAGCATTGGCGCTTTTTTAACAGTTTTGAAACGGTGCTGCAGGATAAATATCCTGCTATCCGAAAGGCAAAAGATGATTTAATTCATTCGGGGGCGACCTTTTCAATGATGAGCGGAGCAGGTTCTTCAGTATTTGGTTTATATCAAACGGAAGAACAGGTAAAAATGGCGTACAACATGCTTTCAAAGCAATGGAATTGGTGCCAAATGTTTGTTATGCTTGCTTAG
- a CDS encoding 50S ribosomal protein L25, whose product MGQRILSGRRRTGLGKAAAARCRREGRLPAVMYDRFGKSIPIDVSQYDFYKLFRNITESTIITVKLDDKDEFEVFVKDYQHNIITDTVEHVDFYEVERGKVLRTKIQLRLSGSPEGVRQGAVLESGLTDIEVECLPKDLPERIIVDVSKLDLNEALHVRDIKVQGEVKILTDPDLPVATLKFVHVDIPETTEGEGETEEKADSATTEKTAE is encoded by the coding sequence ATGGGTCAGAGAATATTAAGCGGTCGGCGCAGAACCGGCTTGGGAAAGGCTGCTGCTGCACGATGCCGTCGAGAAGGACGTTTACCTGCTGTTATGTATGATAGATTTGGAAAGTCCATTCCTATTGATGTTTCTCAATACGATTTTTATAAGTTGTTTAGGAATATTACCGAAAGTACCATCATAACCGTTAAGCTTGATGATAAAGATGAGTTTGAGGTTTTTGTAAAAGACTATCAACATAATATTATTACCGACACAGTTGAACATGTAGACTTTTACGAAGTTGAACGAGGAAAGGTGCTTCGTACAAAAATACAACTACGCCTTTCAGGTTCTCCGGAAGGAGTTCGACAAGGAGCGGTACTTGAATCGGGACTTACAGACATTGAAGTGGAATGTTTACCGAAAGATCTTCCTGAACGCATTATCGTAGATGTAAGCAAGCTGGATTTAAATGAGGCTTTGCATGTCCGCGATATAAAAGTACAGGGAGAAGTAAAAATTCTTACCGATCCTGATTTACCTGTCGCGACCCTCAAATTCGTACATGTTGACATACCTGAGACAACCGAAGGAGAAGGCGAAACAGAAGAAAAAGCCGATTCAGCAACTACTGAAAAAACTGCTGAGTAA
- a CDS encoding tetratricopeptide repeat protein — MYKIFAVMICIGSFTCLYAKGNADAIPAKEFFDIAESYEELKKYDKAIEYYALVAKTKEFKNAAEYSIARVYGLQKNWSASAAILKKQHKAAPENIQIATAYAYALAASGQNKQALAMYKSLYDSDTENPEKAMNYVRMLIGTKNYTEAEDLLKTLTKEFEGSEEIKTLHELSEKLEALKNPPKEKKEDSKDKKQDEQKPDSDIKQKTEKTSSESNPHDAQKSGKQDKEKQNAAVNKKQDKNAPAIESNQKQEDKKPALDADKKKE; from the coding sequence ATGTATAAGATTTTTGCAGTTATGATTTGTATCGGAAGTTTTACCTGCCTATATGCAAAAGGAAATGCGGATGCTATTCCCGCAAAAGAATTTTTTGATATTGCGGAATCATATGAAGAGCTCAAAAAATATGATAAGGCAATAGAGTATTATGCATTGGTGGCAAAAACTAAGGAGTTTAAAAATGCGGCCGAGTATAGTATTGCCCGCGTGTACGGCTTGCAAAAAAACTGGAGCGCATCGGCTGCAATCCTCAAAAAGCAACATAAAGCGGCGCCGGAAAATATTCAAATCGCAACTGCCTATGCCTATGCGCTTGCCGCATCGGGGCAAAATAAGCAGGCTTTGGCAATGTATAAATCCCTTTACGATTCCGATACCGAAAATCCTGAAAAAGCTATGAATTATGTTCGGATGCTTATCGGCACAAAAAATTATACGGAAGCGGAAGACTTGCTTAAAACTCTCACAAAAGAGTTTGAAGGGAGTGAGGAAATAAAAACTTTGCATGAACTTTCTGAAAAACTTGAAGCATTAAAAAATCCGCCAAAAGAAAAAAAAGAAGATTCCAAGGACAAAAAGCAAGACGAACAAAAACCGGATTCCGATATAAAGCAGAAAACTGAAAAAACTTCTTCCGAATCAAATCCGCACGATGCGCAAAAATCCGGTAAACAGGATAAAGAAAAACAAAATGCCGCCGTAAATAAAAAGCAGGACAAAAACGCGCCCGCTATCGAATCTAATCAAAAACAAGAAGATAAAAAGCCCGCCCTTGATGCCGACAAAAAAAAGGAATGA
- the tilS gene encoding tRNA lysidine(34) synthetase TilS, with amino-acid sequence MADSLLDAVLQNLSSILKVKKTYRLLIAVSGGADSLALLTALHTINTDFNHRLFVVTVNHNIREKNETKADADFVSSFCAHLQPPVPCIVKTIPAGSVKELASIRKTGTEDAARILRYRAFEEAAIEVSADFILTAHNKNDMYETILMRLFQGGSPKSIAGIPLVRGKYLRPLLTVERASIEAFLRQRNIFWREDKTNFEQVYLRNKIRHTLIPVLHSVFVGWQSGLDTAIARIKADSDYCDTLLEKKQKKANKFWQKYRDASLSLDYAFFTSFPLPLRIRLIQQACNLLEIHKRIPFASIQRLALYSGKKTVQTSGIKLFREKDLLIFSKADTHIAHSQKMGYLLWIEKTGNYKSPIGIFEIRKKSTGIFIFLNPDYEGIGPFPLPLCIRSWLEGDMLTIKGGKKSIKKLFTEWTVSLAHKENMPIIEVRGTVRAIYGKPFGYKNRFSENN; translated from the coding sequence ATGGCAGACAGTCTCTTAGATGCCGTTCTACAAAATCTTTCCTCGATTCTTAAAGTAAAAAAAACTTATCGCCTGCTTATTGCTGTTTCAGGCGGTGCGGATTCTCTTGCTTTATTAACAGCTCTGCACACAATTAATACCGATTTTAATCATAGACTTTTTGTAGTAACCGTCAATCATAATATTCGTGAAAAAAATGAGACAAAAGCGGATGCCGACTTTGTTTCTTCTTTTTGTGCGCATTTACAGCCGCCTGTTCCTTGTATAGTAAAAACAATTCCGGCAGGCAGCGTAAAGGAGTTGGCATCTATCCGTAAAACAGGTACTGAAGATGCTGCTAGAATACTGCGGTACCGCGCCTTTGAAGAAGCCGCAATAGAAGTTTCTGCGGATTTTATTCTCACCGCGCATAACAAAAATGATATGTACGAAACAATTCTCATGCGATTGTTTCAAGGAGGCAGCCCAAAAAGCATTGCAGGAATTCCGCTTGTCCGCGGAAAATACCTACGCCCCCTTCTTACTGTCGAAAGAGCCTCAATAGAAGCATTCTTACGCCAACGTAATATTTTTTGGCGTGAAGATAAAACAAACTTTGAACAAGTATACCTAAGAAACAAGATCCGACACACCCTCATTCCGGTCTTACACAGTGTTTTTGTCGGATGGCAATCAGGACTCGATACCGCAATAGCACGCATCAAGGCGGATTCGGATTATTGTGATACCCTGTTAGAAAAAAAACAAAAAAAAGCAAATAAGTTTTGGCAAAAATACAGGGACGCCTCACTTTCTCTTGACTATGCTTTTTTTACCTCGTTCCCGCTTCCGCTGCGCATTCGTCTTATACAGCAAGCGTGTAATCTTTTAGAAATACACAAAAGAATCCCCTTTGCCTCAATTCAACGACTCGCACTATATTCCGGCAAGAAAACCGTGCAAACGTCTGGTATCAAACTCTTCCGTGAAAAAGATCTCCTCATTTTTTCAAAAGCCGACACTCATATTGCCCATAGTCAAAAAATGGGCTATCTTTTATGGATAGAAAAGACAGGAAACTATAAAAGTCCGATCGGAATTTTTGAGATACGAAAAAAAAGCACAGGCATTTTTATTTTTCTTAATCCAGATTATGAAGGCATCGGCCCCTTTCCACTTCCTCTTTGTATACGGTCATGGCTTGAAGGAGATATGCTTACGATAAAAGGCGGTAAAAAAAGTATAAAAAAATTGTTTACCGAATGGACTGTAAGCTTAGCTCATAAAGAAAATATGCCGATTATAGAAGTAAGGGGAACTGTCCGTGCGATATATGGAAAACCCTTCGGATATAAAAACCGGTTTTCGGAAAACAACTGA
- a CDS encoding RecQ family ATP-dependent DNA helicase, with the protein MKTFAEPFFAEEGDICPHVDSDNPAYSLGKSFDAVALCAETVFGISTLFPWQRLAIANILDAIRAEESIEQQVKTNSHKDPDADCENFERYDQDGILRGRQIVLLPTGAGKSLCFQVPALLLDKPTLVIYPLLALMQDQYRRLKEAGLEPALFRGGQTPEERQHNFSLLKGENGHQKAKLIIANPEILLAGQVLNEIEKIGIAHLAIDEAHCVSEWGDSFRPAYLELASIIKKLNPPAVTAFTATAGDAVLSRISEILFEGRAHIVRGESDRLNISYAVRHCRVKQPALLAELEIRKRPLVIFCATRKETERIAAFLRNTLHDKNIRFYHAGLQREEKTEVEQWFHTHDSAILVTTCAWGMGVDKKNVRTVIHFDPPPTAESYVQEAGRGGRDREAAEAVLLWSPKDSEKLATMSETQQQRSMVLRDFAESKRCRRTVLLHALGEKNAVALNPGDETIACAGCDVCNGTANFFCADEKALCNFVQKNNLLYTSEELVDQLKTRIKYWTAKDFKFLITELINTNILKESDSFFRKKKLTLASSKPKS; encoded by the coding sequence ATGAAAACTTTTGCGGAACCTTTTTTCGCTGAGGAAGGAGATATTTGTCCGCACGTTGATTCCGATAATCCCGCATATAGCTTGGGAAAAAGTTTTGATGCTGTTGCGCTCTGTGCTGAAACTGTTTTCGGAATTTCCACTTTATTTCCCTGGCAGCGGCTTGCGATTGCAAATATACTTGATGCAATCCGTGCGGAAGAATCAATAGAGCAGCAAGTAAAAACAAATTCCCATAAAGATCCGGACGCTGATTGCGAAAATTTTGAACGTTATGACCAAGACGGCATTTTGCGCGGCAGGCAAATTGTCCTTCTGCCTACCGGAGCGGGCAAATCACTTTGCTTTCAAGTTCCTGCTTTGTTGCTGGATAAACCGACGTTGGTTATTTATCCTTTACTTGCTTTAATGCAAGACCAGTATCGGCGGTTAAAGGAAGCAGGACTTGAGCCCGCTCTTTTTCGCGGCGGACAAACCCCTGAAGAGCGCCAGCATAATTTTTCCTTACTTAAAGGCGAAAACGGACATCAAAAAGCAAAACTTATTATTGCAAATCCTGAAATTCTTTTAGCGGGACAGGTACTTAATGAAATTGAAAAAATCGGTATTGCACATCTTGCGATTGACGAAGCGCATTGCGTCAGTGAGTGGGGCGACAGTTTCCGTCCCGCTTACCTTGAGCTTGCTTCAATTATCAAAAAGCTTAACCCTCCGGCTGTTACTGCATTCACCGCTACTGCCGGAGATGCAGTGCTTTCGCGCATTTCCGAAATTCTTTTTGAGGGACGAGCGCATATCGTCCGGGGAGAGTCCGACCGCCTGAACATTAGCTATGCAGTTCGGCATTGCAGAGTAAAGCAGCCGGCTCTTCTTGCGGAGCTTGAAATTCGAAAAAGACCTTTAGTGATTTTTTGTGCAACACGAAAGGAAACAGAACGCATTGCCGCTTTTTTACGAAACACCCTGCATGATAAAAACATTCGTTTTTATCATGCAGGCTTGCAGCGGGAAGAAAAAACCGAAGTTGAGCAATGGTTTCATACTCATGATTCCGCAATTCTGGTAACAACTTGCGCGTGGGGAATGGGAGTTGATAAAAAAAACGTACGAACCGTAATTCACTTTGACCCTCCTCCCACTGCGGAATCATATGTGCAAGAAGCCGGACGAGGCGGGCGCGACCGGGAAGCCGCAGAGGCGGTACTTTTATGGAGCCCGAAAGATTCCGAAAAGCTTGCCACAATGTCAGAAACGCAGCAACAGCGCTCAATGGTTTTACGGGATTTTGCCGAAAGCAAGCGCTGTCGTAGAACAGTATTGCTGCATGCACTTGGAGAAAAAAATGCGGTTGCCCTCAATCCGGGGGACGAGACAATTGCCTGTGCCGGCTGCGATGTGTGCAATGGCACTGCAAATTTTTTTTGCGCGGATGAAAAAGCCCTTTGCAATTTTGTGCAAAAAAATAATCTCCTTTATACTTCGGAGGAGTTGGTTGACCAGTTAAAAACTCGCATAAAATATTGGACTGCAAAAGATTTTAAGTTTTTAATTACTGAATTGATTAATACTAATATTCTCAAAGAATCCGATTCTTTTTTTCGAAAGAAAAAACTTACGCTTGCCTCTTCCAAACCAAAAAGCTAA
- a CDS encoding uracil phosphoribosyltransferase, whose amino-acid sequence MEKNKTKLIMEADALDGYLTEKDAAYLKKMNSLYESAMLSFKQFADGDEKTAEKNIIAAYDEMGQVMQEICKEVSSLKVYSFETQHENHAEASRVIAKLRNINTGHNEFIYYTQRAFEMLFKLAYRGKHEDRKNYLISKTPVTDPVQNYAVHKITDIDYKIENTVQCVMLRGALLPSMIVSKEIEEYSSHGYVTPFAFFKINRNDTRQENNMQYILDLNKSYFSLEDLDGKDLIFADPMNATGGSLVTVVKYLQKQGVKPKSISCFHVISALKGALRIARALDNCTIYTLWMDPVLNEAAYIMPGLGDAGDRLNGIDTHEHPRNIIQLLADYGANIAGLYRSQIRKIEETVLGT is encoded by the coding sequence ATGGAAAAGAACAAAACAAAGTTAATAATGGAAGCGGATGCTCTTGACGGCTATTTAACTGAAAAAGATGCTGCGTATTTAAAAAAAATGAATAGTTTATATGAATCGGCAATGCTTTCATTTAAACAGTTTGCAGATGGTGATGAAAAAACTGCGGAAAAAAATATTATTGCCGCCTATGATGAGATGGGACAGGTTATGCAGGAAATCTGCAAGGAAGTGTCTTCGCTCAAAGTTTATTCATTTGAAACTCAACATGAAAACCACGCCGAAGCTTCACGAGTAATTGCAAAATTACGCAATATCAATACCGGGCATAACGAATTTATTTATTATACGCAAAGAGCCTTTGAAATGCTTTTTAAACTTGCGTATCGAGGAAAACACGAAGATAGAAAAAATTATCTTATTTCAAAAACGCCGGTAACCGACCCTGTGCAAAACTATGCAGTACATAAAATTACCGATATCGATTATAAAATCGAAAACACGGTCCAATGCGTAATGCTGCGCGGAGCTTTATTACCCTCAATGATTGTTTCAAAAGAAATTGAAGAATACTCTTCTCACGGATATGTAACTCCTTTTGCTTTTTTTAAAATCAACCGTAATGATACTCGCCAAGAAAATAACATGCAGTATATTCTTGATTTGAATAAATCCTATTTTTCTCTTGAAGACCTTGACGGGAAAGATCTCATTTTTGCGGATCCGATGAATGCTACAGGTGGCAGTTTGGTAACGGTTGTAAAATATTTGCAAAAACAAGGCGTAAAGCCAAAGTCAATTAGCTGTTTCCATGTAATTTCCGCATTAAAAGGCGCTCTTCGTATTGCCCGAGCTCTTGATAACTGTACCATTTATACGTTATGGATGGATCCGGTTTTAAATGAAGCTGCTTATATTATGCCTGGCTTAGGCGATGCGGGAGACCGATTAAACGGCATAGATACCCACGAACATCCGCGAAACATTATTCAGCTGCTTGCTGATTACGGTGCAAATATTGCCGGCTTGTACCGCTCTCAAATTCGAAAAATTGAAGAAACAGTATTGGGAACATAA
- the spoVG gene encoding septation regulator SpoVG, whose product MKVTDVRIRNVNTEGKLKAYVTVTFDDCFVLHNVKIIEGKTGLFIAMPSRKVRSGENKDVGHPISPEFRAEMQRDILAAYEKTLEAEKGEI is encoded by the coding sequence ATGAAGGTAACAGATGTTCGGATACGAAATGTAAACACGGAAGGGAAGCTTAAAGCTTACGTAACCGTCACTTTTGATGACTGTTTTGTTCTGCATAATGTCAAGATAATTGAAGGCAAAACAGGGCTTTTTATCGCAATGCCAAGCAGAAAAGTGCGCTCAGGAGAGAACAAGGATGTAGGTCATCCTATTTCACCTGAGTTCAGAGCGGAAATGCAACGCGATATTCTTGCCGCATATGAAAAGACTCTTGAAGCGGAAAAGGGAGAGATCTAA